From the Scatophagus argus isolate fScaArg1 chromosome 21, fScaArg1.pri, whole genome shotgun sequence genome, one window contains:
- the zgc:163057 gene encoding hemoglobin subunit alpha-D-like yields the protein MLSKREKELIAEIWTKLIPVAEDIGSDALLRMFASYPGTKTYFSHLDISPRSAHLLAHGKKIVMAIAEGAQDISQLAENLAPLQTLHAYQLRIDPTNFKLFSHCMLVTLACYMGDNFTPVAHAAMDKYLSAFAAVLAEKYR from the exons ATGCTCTCGAAGAGGGAAAAAGAGCTTATTGCAGAAATATGGACAAAACTGATTCCGGTGGCAGAAGATATTGGGTCAGATGCCCTTCTTAG GATGTTTGCCTCCTACCCAGGTACCAAGACGTACTTTTCCCATCTGGACATCAGTCCTCGCTCCGCTCACCTGCTCGCTCACGGGAAGAAGATTGTAATGGCCATAGCAGAGGGAGCCCAAGATATCAGCCAGCTGGCCGAGAATCTGGCTCCCCTGCAAACCCTGCACGCCTACCAGCTCCGGATAGACCCGACCAACTTCAAG cttttCTCACACTGTATGCTCGTCACCTTGGCCTGTTACATGGGTGACAACTTCACACCGGTTGCACACGCAGCAATGGACAAGTACCTGTCAGCTTTCGCAGCCGTGCTCGCCGAGAAATACAGATGA